A single window of Loxodonta africana isolate mLoxAfr1 chromosome 10, mLoxAfr1.hap2, whole genome shotgun sequence DNA harbors:
- the PNP gene encoding purine nucleoside phosphorylase: protein MENQFTYEDYQNTAEWLLSHTKHRPQVAVICGSGLGGLAEKVTQAQIFDYSEIPNFPRSTVPGHAGRLVFGFLNGRACVVMQGRFHLYEGYPLWKVAFPVRVFRLLGVDTLVVTNAAGGLNPKYEVGDIMLIRDHINMPGFSGQNPLRGPNEERFGVRFPPMSDAYDRHLRQMAHVTWKQMGEQRELQEGTYVMLAGPNFETVAESRLLQKLGADAVGMSTVPEVIVARHCGLRVFGFSLITNKVIMNYESLEKANHEEVLEAGKQAAQKLEQFISILVSCIPPLCNAS, encoded by the exons ATGGAGAACCA attcacataTGAAGATTACCAGAACACAGCAGAATGGCTTCTGTCCCACACCAAGCACCGACCTCAAGTGGCAGTGATCTGTGGTTCTGGGTTAGGAGGTCTGGCTGAGAAAGTAACTCAGGCCCAGATCTTTGACTATAGTGAGATACCCAACTTTCCCCGAAGTACAG TTCCAGGACATGCTGGTCGGCTAGTGTTTGGGTTCCTGAATGGCAGAGCCTGTGTGGTGATGCAGGGCAGATTCCACTTGTATGAAGGCTACCCGCTCTGGAAG GTGGCATTCCCAGTTAGAGTTTTCCGCCTTCTGGGTGTGGATACCCTAGTGGTCACCAATGCAGCTGGAGGGCTCAACCCCAAGTATGAGGTTGGAGATATCATGCTGATCCGTGACCATATCAACATGCCTGGTTTCTCTGGTCAGAATCCTCTCAGAGGCCCCAATGAGGAAAG GTTTGGAGTTCGTTTCCCCCCCATGTCTGATGCTTATGATCGGCATCTCAGGCAGATGGCTCACGTTACCTGGAAACAAATGGGGGAACAGCGAGAACTACAAGAAGGGACCTATGTGATGTTGGCGGGCCCCAACTTTGAGACCGTGGCAGAGTCTCGTCTGCTGCAGAAGCTGGGGGCAGATGCTGTTG GCATGAGCACAGTACCAGAAGTTATAGTTGCACGGCATTGTGGACTTCGAGTCTTTGGCTTCTCCCTCATCACTAACAAGGTCATCATGAATTATGAGAGCCTGGAAAAGGCCAATCACGAGGAAGTACTAGAGGCTGGAAAACAAGCTGCACAGAAATTGGAACAGTTCATCTCCATTCTTGTGTCTTGCATTCCACCCCTTTGCAATGCCAGTTGA